GCCTGGCATACCTTGAAAGCGACAATTTCGCAGCCGCGGAAGAGGTATTACTGAAAGTTTTGCGGCTCGACCCCGACCGGGTCGAAGTGTACCGTCTGCTTGGCGACATCGCCGCCCGAAGCGGCCGGGAAGAAGAAGCCCAGTCCTTTATCTCGAAGTATCTCAACAACTACCCCGATGACCAGTCGGCCCGCGACTACCTCTATGCGCTGCATTTCAACCGGGCGCTGAAACTGCTCGGTAAGAATGATAATGCGGGGGCCCGGCAGTCGTTCCTGAAAGCTTTTGAACTGACACCGGACAGTCCGCTTGTTCTCTACTATCTCGGCTCCCTCGATTACAATCAGGGCAATTATACATCGGCTGTTGAAAAACTCCGGGCCGCCTACCCGAATGCCCCGGAGGAACTGGAAGACAGTACCCGGGCAATGTTGTACAACTGTGCCCTGCAACTGTCACAACAAAAAAGATGGGACAAGGCAATCAGGGCGGTCGAGCCATTAACCGATATCGCGGCTCCGCGCATCAAGGATCTTCTTCTCGCCGGAAACATCTACCTTCAACAGGGAAAACATGATCAAGCCCGCAAAATATACCTGCAGGTTCTGGCGCGCGATCCGGCAAACTCAAAAGCGGTGGTCAATCTGGCCAATGCAGAAAATGGCGCCATAGACACCCTGTTCGAAGAAGGCCGGGTCCTCTTCTCCCGTGGCGAATATAACAAGGCACTCGAAAAATTCGATACCGTACTGTCTATCCGACCGAATGAAAACCGCAGTCTTGCCTATCGGCAAAAGACACAGGAACGGATGGCTTCTGATGCCGCTGGTGCTTTCGCCGATGCCAGGAAGGCCCTGTTGAGGAATGATTATCCGGCCGCTGTCACCAGCGCCAACCGTGGCCTGGCGATGCAGCCGGAAAACCGGGAAGGACAAAGCCTGCGCCAGCAAGCACTCAATGCCCTGCAGCAGGAAATAAATCAGCTTATTGATAACGGTCAGGCTTTGCTCGCGCGGAATGACTTCGCAGCGGCCGAAGCGCAATACAACAAGGTCATCAATCTCGAACCGGACAACAGGCGGGCTCTCGATGGTCTGCAAAAAATTGGCAAAAGTAAACACGAACAAGCCATTTCAGCGGTTAATGCCGGCAACAAGGCTCTTGATGAGGGGAAGATCAAAGCAGCGAAAAGCGCTTTCACAAAAGCCCTGAATTTTTCGCCCGATTACGCTGAAGCGAAACAGGGACTGGCCCGACTTGAATCCCTCACCAATTCACTGGTTTCCCAGGAAGTTCAGTGGGGGCGTCGGGCTCGAAGTGCCGGCCAGCTCGACCAGGCGAAAAAACATTTCCGCAACGCTCTTGCGCTTAAAGACTCGGCGGAAATCCGGCGTGAGCTTGCATCGATAGACAAGGCCCGGACCGACAAGGTCAATTCCCTTCTTACGGCGGCTCGCAAAGCACGCAACACGAAAGATTACGCCAAGGCCCGCACTCTTTACCGGCGGATTCTTGACATCAATCCCGAGCATAATGCAAAGAAGGAGCTTTCTGCTCTGGAGAGCGAAGTTTCATCGTCGATTACTGCTGCGCTTGATGAAGCCCGGCGGCATATACTGAACGGAGAGTATCAGGCCGCCGTTTCCAGCTATCGTCAGGCACTCGACCTTGACCCGGCTAACAAGACTGCGTTGGCCGGGCTGGAAAAGGGTCGCAGCAAACTGACAACATCGATTACAGATCTTGTCGGCACCGGTTATGCCGCCCTCGACAAAGGAGACTTCGCAGGCGCCGAAAAAACTTTCAACGAAGTGCTCAAACTCGACCCCTACAACACCGACGCAAAAACAGCTTTACAGAGACTCGACAAGATTAAGCTGATCGAAACAAAACCGGGTGACGAAAACAAACTTTACCTCCGGGGCATCGAGCTATACACCAAGGGAAAGTATGCCGAGGCGGTTTCGGCCTGGGAACAGGTTCTGGTTATAGCCCCGGATCATGACAAAGCAAAAATGAACATCGAAAAGGCCCGACGCAAATTGAAAAAAATAAAGGAGTTTCAGGGTGGCTAGGTAACCACAGCAAAAGAAGCTTCCCAAGATCGGATTTTTCTCAAGTCTGCGTTTCAAGTTTGCCTTTACCATGGCTGTTTTCAGTGGTCTGCTCATGGTCGGCGTCATCTTTACCCTGGAACAGAATTTCCGTGAATCCCTGATCCGGGAAAGCATCGAAAAAGGTCTGGGTATCGCTCGCGGGGTAGCCTTCAACGCCGAGGATCCCCTCCTGACCGGCGACGATCTGTCTCTCTTCTCAGCAATCACCAACGCTGCCCGTTCTCCCGGCATCCGCTATGCCATGATTGTTGACAACGAATTAAAAATCAGGGCTGCCAGCGATGTCAACAGCGTTGGCGGAACCTATCAACTACCGGCTCAAACAGAGTTGATCGACAGCCAGCAGGACTATCAGGTCAAACAGATCGGCCGGGGCGAAGACACGATCTATGACCTGCAGGTTCCGATCTTTACGCTGGCCGACAAGCCGGTTCGTCTCGGTGCAATCCATCTCGGCCTTTCGGACGAGCGGGTCAACAGGGAAATATTGGCGATGCGCTATCGACTCGCTATCCTGACGGCTGTTGCCCTGGTGATCGGAATCATCGTTGCCTATGCCCTCGCCGGCGTTTCCGTTCGTCCTGTTCACTCCCTGCTTCGTGGCGTCCGGGCCGTTGGCGCCGGACGTCTCGATCAAACGATCGATATTTACCGGCGCGACGAAATTGGGGTCCTGACCCAGGCGTTTAATGACATGACCGAAAATCTGCGCGACAAGGAGTTCATCAAGCAGACGTTCGAACGTTATGTCAGCAAACAACTGGCTGAACGGTTACTGAAACGAAAGGACGAAATCAAACTTGGTGGCGAAGAGATGATGATCACCATTCTCTTCTCGGATATCCGCCGGTTCACATCATTGGCCGAAAGACTACCGCCAAAACAGGTGGTTGATCTGCTGAACGACTATTTTACGCGGATGATCAATGTCGTTACAAAGTATGACGGCGTGGTTGATAAACTGATGGGGGATTCGGTCATGGCTCTGTTCGGCGTACCGTTCCCCGGCGTTGACGATGCAATGTCCTCGGTGCGCTGCGCCATAGCAATGCAGAAAGAGGTTAAAGCTTTCAACCGGATCAGATCTGGCCAGGGGCTGCCAACTATCGATCAGGGTATTGGCCTCAATACCGGCCCGGTAATCGCCGGCAATATCGGCTCAAAAGAACGGATGGAATATACTGTCATCGGCGACAGTGTTAATATTGCCGCCCGGCTACAGGGCCTTGCCAAGCCGGGAGAAGTTCTGGTCTCGGAGACAACCTATCGCCAGGTCAAGGGCAAGGTTCTGGCCACGCCGCTGGAACCGATGACCCTGAAAGGGAAAAGGATCCCGGTCGGTGTTTACCGGATTGACAGTCTACTTGAAATCTGAGAAGCTTCACCACCCCGCTGAACCAGGCGTCTCGCGGAGAGCTTTCCGGGGCGTTCATTTTACGTTGAAAGAGAAGAGCAAACAGTGAGTATTACAGGCATCAAAGGTATGAATGACATCCTGCCGGAAACGATCTCGACCTGGCAGTTCATCGAAGCAAACGCCCACCGCATTTTCAAAAGTTTCGGATTCAGTGAGATCCGCGTACCGGTCGTCGAAAAAACGGAACTCTTTTGCCGATCGATCGGTGAAGCCACCGATATCGTTGAAAAGGAGATGTACACCTTTAATGACCGGAGTGACAATTCACTGACCCTGCGGCCGGAGGGAACTGCTCCGGTTATGCGATCACTGATCCAGCACAAGCTGTACAATGCCGACCCGATTCAGAAGCTTTACTATTCAGGTCCGATGTTTCGTTATGAACGGCCGCAAAAAGGGCGTTACCGCCAATTTCACCAGATCGGTGCCGAGGTGATCGGAGCAGACGATCCGAAAATCGATGCCCAGGTTCTGGCGATGCTGTCCCATTTCTTTACTGAAATCGGGATCAATGATGTTGAGTTGCAGATCAATTCGCTCGGCTGTCCGGAATGCCGGCCGGATTTTCGGGACGAACTGACTGCCTTTCTGAAAAAGAGACTGGATCAGCTCTGTGATGATTGCCGTCGACGTTACACAGCGAATCCGCTCCGGGTCCTCGATTGCAAAGTTCCCGGCTGCAAGGACGCAACAATTGATGCACCCGACATGCTCGACCAACTCTGTGCCGTCTGCAACGACCATTTTACTGCGGTCAAAAACCACCTTGATCAGATCGACGTCGCCTACAGTATCAACCCACGCATGGTCCGCGGACTTGACTATTACACCAAAACCACTTTTGAAATGATTACCGGCAATCTCGGCTCGCAGAATGCGGTTGCCGCGGGCGGACGTTATGACGGGCTGATCAAAGCTCTCGGTGGCCCGGAACTTCCCGGCATCGGTTTTGCCATGGGCGTTGAGCGCCTGGCGCTCCTGCTGCAGGGTTCCAGCACCATTAGTGATGATGTTCCGCAACTTTTCATTGCGGCCCTCGGCGCCCCGGCGATTGCCGAAGGGTTCTGCATCCTGACCGAATTGCAGCGCAAAGGTATCTGCGCCGAAATGGATTATCACGGCAGAAGTCTGAAGGCTCAGCTAAAACGAGCGGATAAAATCAGAACCAGATTCACCCTGATTCTCGGAGAGGATGAACTCGCCTCCGGCAAGGCATTATTGCGGAACATGAGCGATGGCAGCCAGCAGGAGATTGAGCTGAGCAATATTGCTTCCGTCCTGGCGGAAGCGGTCTCCTGAATACCCGCAAATAACTTCTTGACGACAAACTTCAAATGTCTATACTGAACCGCTGTCTAAAACGACCTGAAACTGCAAACAGAGCGGCTGCGCCGCATATTTTCGTATTAAATGGAGGAACGCTGTGAGCGACATTCTCGGCGACTGGAAACGATCTCATTATTGTGGCGATTTAAGAGCAGAGCACATCGGCCAGGAGGTCTGCCTGATGGGCTGGGTGCATCGGCGCCGCGACCATGGCGGCCTGATCTTTATCGACCTGCGTGATCGCACCGGAATCGGCCAACTCGCCCTTGATCCGGATCGGGACCTCAAGTCCCATACCAGGGCGGAAGCAGTTCGCAACGAGTTCGTTATTGCCGCCAAAGGCAAGGTTTCGCCACGCCCGGAAGGGACCGTGAACCCTTCGATGAAAACCGGTGATGTTGAAGTCGAAATTACCGAGCTGAAAATTCTTAATCCGGCCAAAACACCACCGTTCATGCTTGATGAATACACTGAAGTTGCTGAAAACCTCCGGCTCAAGTACCGCTATCTCGATCTGCGCCGGGAAACCGTTCAACAGAATCTGATCATGCGCCACAAGGTCGCACAGACCGTGCGCAACTACCTGACCGACAACAATTTCCTCGAGATTGAAACCCCGGTCCTGACCAAGAGTACTCCGGAAGGTGCCCGTGACTACCTTGTTCCGAGTCGGGTTAATCCGGGCAACTTTTATGCCCTGCCCCAGTCACCGCAACTGTTTAAGCAGCTATTGATGGTCTCCGGCTTCGACCGTTATTTCCAGATCGTCAAATGCTTCCGGGATGAAGATCTGCGGGCTGACCGGCAGCCGGAATTCACCCAGATTGATTGCGAACTCTCTTTTGTTGATCACGATGATGTCATGTCGATTATGGAAGGTATGATCGCCGCAATCTTTCAAAACAGCCTTGGTATCGAACTCCAAC
The DNA window shown above is from Desulfuromonas sp. and carries:
- a CDS encoding histidine--tRNA ligase, which translates into the protein MSITGIKGMNDILPETISTWQFIEANAHRIFKSFGFSEIRVPVVEKTELFCRSIGEATDIVEKEMYTFNDRSDNSLTLRPEGTAPVMRSLIQHKLYNADPIQKLYYSGPMFRYERPQKGRYRQFHQIGAEVIGADDPKIDAQVLAMLSHFFTEIGINDVELQINSLGCPECRPDFRDELTAFLKKRLDQLCDDCRRRYTANPLRVLDCKVPGCKDATIDAPDMLDQLCAVCNDHFTAVKNHLDQIDVAYSINPRMVRGLDYYTKTTFEMITGNLGSQNAVAAGGRYDGLIKALGGPELPGIGFAMGVERLALLLQGSSTISDDVPQLFIAALGAPAIAEGFCILTELQRKGICAEMDYHGRSLKAQLKRADKIRTRFTLILGEDELASGKALLRNMSDGSQQEIELSNIASVLAEAVS